The Roseicyclus marinus genome has a segment encoding these proteins:
- a CDS encoding Hint domain-containing protein produces MMSTNTVYAYLETDFGGSLPADPHLAAQTGQSLPVALSRGAVPVPLRLEAGSVAEPVRIGRVQVVAGDVVQPVWTLVDAAKNVTLSAHVIESRSGPVTVITAPLPLRAGQDYNLSLPVALKGEGARFHGGFHSGTLILTVKGKRPIEQIEEGDLVWTGAERFEPVVRRLVQSVAARGRAAPIRFRRGFWDLSDDLLVSGNLGLRAELHGESVLVPASALVALGHGVFEFGANVTWHQLQLAQHGLILAQGLACESLWSPEEGAGRPQDGGAAGPVLPRLSEAEAIARLR; encoded by the coding sequence ATGATGTCGACCAATACGGTCTATGCCTATCTTGAAACGGATTTCGGCGGCAGCCTGCCCGCCGATCCCCATCTGGCGGCCCAGACGGGCCAAAGCCTGCCCGTGGCCCTGTCGCGCGGCGCCGTGCCGGTGCCCTTGCGGCTGGAGGCGGGAAGCGTGGCGGAGCCCGTGCGGATCGGACGGGTGCAGGTTGTGGCGGGGGATGTGGTCCAACCCGTCTGGACGCTTGTCGATGCGGCCAAGAACGTGACGCTGAGCGCGCATGTGATCGAGAGCCGGTCCGGCCCCGTGACGGTGATCACCGCGCCGCTGCCCCTGCGCGCGGGGCAGGATTACAACCTGTCGCTGCCGGTGGCGCTGAAGGGCGAGGGCGCAAGGTTTCATGGCGGGTTCCATTCCGGCACGCTGATCCTGACCGTGAAGGGCAAGCGGCCCATCGAGCAGATCGAAGAGGGCGACCTGGTCTGGACCGGGGCCGAGAGGTTCGAACCGGTGGTGCGTCGGCTGGTGCAGAGCGTGGCCGCGCGGGGGCGCGCCGCCCCGATCCGGTTCCGGCGCGGGTTCTGGGATCTGAGCGACGATCTGCTGGTGTCGGGTAACCTGGGGCTGCGGGCCGAGCTTCACGGCGAGAGCGTGCTTGTGCCTGCCTCGGCCCTGGTGGCGCTGGGGCACGGGGTTTTCGAGTTCGGGGCCAATGTGACCTGGCATCAGCTGCAACTGGCGCAGCATGGCCTGATCCTGGCGCAGGGGCTGGCCTGCGAAAGCCTCTGGTCGCCCGAGGAGGGGGCTGGACGCCCCCAGGACGGGGGCGCGGCCGGTCCGGTCCTGCCCCGTCTGAGCGAGGCGGAGGCCATCGCGCGTCTTCGGTGA
- a CDS encoding DUF2256 domain-containing protein has protein sequence MARMRKKSDLPQKPCATCGRPFTWRKKWEKVWDEVRYCSDRCRDTRPKGGDTGGERGQRRG, from the coding sequence ATGGCCCGCATGCGCAAGAAATCCGATCTGCCCCAGAAGCCCTGCGCCACCTGTGGCCGCCCCTTTACCTGGCGGAAAAAGTGGGAAAAGGTCTGGGACGAGGTGCGCTACTGCTCGGATCGGTGCCGGGATACGCGGCCCAAGGGCGGCGACACGGGCGGGGAGCGCGGGCAGAGGCGCGGCTGA
- a CDS encoding FAD-binding domain-containing protein, with amino-acid sequence MSADVLVWFKRDLRVQDNPVLAQAAARGGRVLPLFIVEPEGWAQPDASARQWRFVAESLGALREDLARLGAPLIVRVGPASEVLAGLLAATGIREVVSLEETGNGWSYARDRAVAGMLGAMGVAWHELPQMGVIRRLKGRDGWAARRDRVIRGAQVPVPEAIQGFDLDPGQIPEARDLSLAFDPCPGRQKGGRAEALGLLSSFLETRGRDYRRAMSSPLEGATACSRLSPHLAWGTISAREAAEAAALRKRQAKGTREGWSGAMQSFEARLAWRDHFMQKLEDEPALEHRCLHSAYEGLRGDDAVRRAAWEAGETGFPFVDACMRSLNATGWLNFRMRAMLVSFASYHLWLDWRATGPHLARMFTDYEPGIHWSQMQMQSGTTGMNTVRMYNPVKQGLDQDPTGAFTRHWCPELRELPDAFLQEPWRWEGAGRILGKRYPVPVIDLVQAGRAAREKVWGLRHGDAFRSEAARIVEKHASRKDGGAGRHFVNDRSPKKARRGGGGAGQLSLDL; translated from the coding sequence ATGAGTGCGGATGTTCTTGTTTGGTTCAAGCGTGACCTGCGGGTGCAGGACAACCCGGTGTTGGCCCAAGCGGCGGCGCGGGGGGGTCGTGTGCTGCCGCTGTTCATCGTGGAGCCGGAGGGATGGGCGCAACCTGACGCCTCGGCCCGGCAATGGCGGTTCGTGGCCGAGAGCCTTGGGGCGCTGCGCGAGGATCTGGCGCGGCTCGGCGCCCCGCTGATCGTCCGGGTGGGACCGGCGAGCGAGGTGCTGGCGGGGCTTCTCGCCGCGACGGGCATCCGCGAGGTTGTGAGCCTCGAGGAAACCGGCAATGGCTGGAGCTATGCGCGCGACCGGGCCGTGGCGGGGATGCTGGGCGCGATGGGCGTTGCCTGGCACGAGCTGCCGCAAATGGGGGTCATCCGGCGGCTGAAGGGCCGCGACGGTTGGGCCGCGCGGCGCGACCGGGTGATCCGGGGCGCGCAGGTGCCCGTGCCGGAGGCGATCCAGGGCTTTGACCTCGACCCCGGACAGATCCCGGAGGCGCGCGATCTGTCCCTTGCCTTTGACCCCTGCCCCGGTCGGCAGAAGGGGGGCAGGGCAGAGGCGCTGGGGCTTTTGTCCTCGTTCCTCGAGACCCGTGGCCGCGACTATCGGCGCGCCATGTCCTCGCCGCTCGAGGGGGCTACGGCCTGTTCGCGGCTCAGTCCGCATCTGGCCTGGGGCACGATCTCGGCGCGCGAGGCGGCGGAGGCGGCGGCGCTGCGCAAACGGCAGGCCAAGGGCACGCGCGAAGGCTGGTCGGGCGCGATGCAGAGTTTCGAGGCGCGGCTCGCCTGGCGCGATCATTTCATGCAGAAGCTGGAGGATGAGCCCGCGCTGGAACATCGCTGCCTGCATTCGGCCTATGAGGGGTTGCGGGGCGATGATGCCGTGCGGCGCGCGGCCTGGGAGGCGGGGGAGACGGGTTTTCCCTTTGTCGATGCCTGCATGCGGTCGCTGAATGCGACGGGCTGGCTCAATTTCCGGATGCGGGCGATGCTTGTGTCCTTTGCGAGCTATCACCTGTGGCTCGATTGGCGGGCCACAGGGCCGCATCTGGCGCGGATGTTCACCGATTACGAGCCGGGCATCCATTGGTCGCAGATGCAGATGCAATCGGGCACGACGGGCATGAACACGGTCAGGATGTACAACCCGGTGAAACAGGGGCTGGACCAGGACCCGACCGGGGCATTCACCCGGCACTGGTGTCCCGAATTGCGCGAGCTGCCCGACGCTTTCTTGCAGGAGCCGTGGCGCTGGGAGGGGGCAGGGCGCATCCTGGGCAAGCGCTATCCGGTGCCGGTCATCGACCTGGTCCAGGCGGGCCGGGCGGCGCGCGAAAAGGTCTGGGGCCTGCGCCACGGCGATGCCTTTCGGTCGGAGGCGGCGCGGATCGTCGAAAAGCACGCAAGCCGCAAGGATGGGGGCGCGGGGCGGCACTTCGTCAATGACCGAAGCCCGAAAAAGGCGCGGCGCGGCGGGGGCGGGGCGGGGCAGTTGAGCCTCGATCTGTGA
- the pepN gene encoding aminopeptidase N, which produces MKDASPQPIRLADYHPPSHLVEAVELTFRLAPRGTRVRSKIRFRANPAGLENGNLRLDGENLRLVSCALDGTPLTALDYLLTPEGLTVPAERLPGPSFTWEAEVEIDPADNTALEGLYTSGGMFCTQCEAEGFRKITFYPDRPDVMAPFTVRIESDLPILLSNGNPAASGPGWAEWHDPWPKPAYLFALVAGDLVAHSDRFTTMSGRDVALNIWVRPGDEDKCAYAMDALKRSMRWDEEVYGREYDLDVFNIVAVDDFNMGAMENKGLNIFNSKYVLASPETATDRDYDFIESIVAHEYFHNWTGNRITCRDWFQLCLKEGLTVFRDQQFSADTRSAPVQRIEDVLQLRARQFREDAGPLAHNVRPDSYVEINNFYTATVYEKGAELIGMLRRIVGAQEYRAALDEYFRRHDGQACTIEDWLAVFEDVTGRDLSQFKRWYTQAGTPRVSAEWQVAEGRLHLRLAQELPPTPGQPLKEPVVIPVAMGLLSPEGAELLPETTVILDGPELTLDFDLDEMARRACIARPDHVIPSLLRGFSAPVILDAGLSRADRLVLLAHDPDPFNRWEAGRSLMRETLMEMLTGGAPDPALFDALDRLLAEDRLDAAFRALCLALPSEDDMAQAAHDAGLVPDPTAIHATRRAMQVAMARALQPRLAALYDAMDPGPAYSPDADQAAKRALRNSALTLLARIEGPARAKAHYAAATNMTDEIAGFTTLLETGDPDIARRFHDRWKDDRLVMDKWFMAQVAHAAPEQAVAIARALTDHPLFDWTNPNRFRSVIGGLTSGNPAGFHDPSGAGYRFLADWLIRLDAKNPQTAARMSTAFETWRRYDADRQALITGALDRIAAQDGLSRDLSEMVERIRAA; this is translated from the coding sequence ATGAAAGACGCAAGCCCCCAGCCCATCCGCCTCGCCGATTACCACCCGCCCTCGCACCTGGTCGAGGCGGTGGAGCTGACCTTTCGGCTGGCCCCCCGGGGCACCCGCGTGCGCTCGAAAATCCGCTTCCGCGCCAATCCCGCCGGGTTGGAGAACGGCAACCTCCGGCTCGATGGCGAAAACCTCCGGCTTGTCTCCTGCGCGCTCGACGGCACGCCGCTCACAGCCCTCGATTACCTGCTCACGCCCGAAGGGCTGACCGTGCCCGCCGAACGCCTGCCCGGCCCCAGCTTCACCTGGGAGGCCGAGGTCGAGATCGACCCGGCGGACAACACCGCCCTCGAAGGGCTCTATACCTCCGGCGGCATGTTCTGCACCCAATGCGAGGCCGAAGGGTTCCGCAAGATCACCTTCTACCCCGACCGCCCCGACGTGATGGCCCCTTTCACCGTGCGCATCGAAAGCGACCTGCCCATCCTCCTGTCGAACGGCAACCCCGCCGCCTCCGGCCCCGGCTGGGCCGAATGGCACGATCCCTGGCCCAAACCCGCCTATCTCTTCGCGCTGGTCGCGGGCGACCTCGTGGCCCATTCCGACCGCTTCACCACGATGTCGGGCCGTGACGTCGCCCTCAACATCTGGGTGCGCCCCGGCGACGAGGACAAATGCGCCTATGCGATGGATGCGCTCAAACGGTCCATGCGCTGGGACGAAGAGGTCTATGGCCGCGAATACGATCTCGACGTGTTCAACATCGTCGCCGTCGACGATTTCAACATGGGCGCGATGGAGAACAAGGGGCTGAACATCTTCAACTCCAAATACGTCCTCGCGAGCCCAGAGACCGCGACCGACCGCGATTACGATTTCATCGAAAGCATCGTCGCGCATGAATATTTCCACAACTGGACCGGCAACCGCATCACCTGCCGCGACTGGTTCCAGCTCTGCCTCAAGGAGGGGCTGACGGTCTTTCGTGACCAGCAGTTCAGCGCCGATACCCGCAGCGCGCCCGTGCAGCGGATCGAGGATGTGCTGCAACTGCGCGCCCGCCAGTTCCGCGAGGATGCAGGCCCCCTGGCCCATAACGTGCGCCCCGACAGCTATGTCGAGATCAACAATTTCTACACCGCCACCGTCTATGAAAAGGGCGCGGAACTGATCGGGATGCTCCGCCGCATCGTTGGCGCGCAGGAATATCGCGCGGCCCTCGACGAATATTTCCGCCGCCATGACGGGCAGGCCTGCACGATCGAGGATTGGCTCGCCGTGTTCGAGGATGTGACGGGCCGCGACCTGTCGCAATTCAAGCGCTGGTATACCCAGGCCGGCACGCCCCGCGTTTCGGCCGAATGGCAGGTGGCCGAGGGGCGTCTGCACCTGCGCCTCGCCCAGGAGCTGCCCCCCACCCCCGGCCAACCGCTCAAGGAACCCGTGGTCATCCCCGTCGCCATGGGCCTCCTGTCGCCCGAGGGGGCAGAGCTTCTGCCCGAAACCACCGTCATCCTCGACGGGCCCGAGCTGACCCTTGATTTCGACCTCGACGAGATGGCGCGGCGCGCTTGCATCGCGCGGCCCGATCACGTGATCCCCTCGCTCCTGCGCGGGTTTTCGGCCCCCGTGATCCTCGATGCGGGCCTCAGCCGCGCGGATCGGCTGGTGCTTCTGGCCCATGACCCCGACCCGTTCAACCGCTGGGAGGCCGGGCGCAGCCTGATGCGCGAGACGCTGATGGAGATGCTGACGGGCGGCGCGCCCGATCCCGCGCTCTTCGACGCGCTTGACCGGCTGCTCGCCGAAGATCGGCTCGACGCCGCGTTCCGCGCGCTCTGCCTTGCGCTTCCGTCGGAGGATGACATGGCGCAGGCCGCCCATGACGCGGGCCTCGTGCCCGACCCGACCGCGATCCACGCCACCCGCCGCGCGATGCAGGTTGCGATGGCGCGCGCGCTCCAGCCCCGTCTTGCCGCCCTTTACGACGCGATGGACCCCGGCCCCGCCTATAGCCCCGATGCCGATCAGGCGGCCAAGCGCGCGCTCCGCAACAGCGCCCTGACGCTCCTTGCCCGCATCGAGGGCCCCGCCCGCGCAAAGGCGCATTACGCCGCCGCCACCAACATGACCGACGAGATCGCGGGCTTCACCACGCTTCTGGAAACAGGCGATCCCGACATCGCCCGGCGCTTCCACGACCGCTGGAAAGACGACCGGCTGGTGATGGACAAATGGTTCATGGCCCAGGTGGCCCATGCCGCCCCGGAACAGGCGGTCGCCATCGCCCGGGCGCTGACAGACCATCCGCTTTTCGACTGGACGAACCCCAACCGCTTCCGCTCCGTCATCGGCGGGCTGACTTCGGGCAATCCGGCGGGCTTTCACGACCCCTCCGGCGCAGGCTACCGGTTTCTGGCCGATTGGCTGATCCGCCTCGATGCCAAGAACCCCCAGACGGCGGCGCGCATGTCGACCGCCTTCGAGACCTGGCGGCGCTATGATGCCGACAGGCAGGCGCTGATCACGGGCGCGCTTGACCGGATCGCCGCGCAAGACGGGTTGAGCCGGGACCTGTCGGAGATGGTGGAGCGCATCCGCGCCGCCTGA
- a CDS encoding heparan-alpha-glucosaminide N-acetyltransferase: MAIIVDRSGMGQGAGIASGRLVALDLARSAALLAMAVFHFVFDLELFGFVAPGTTMLPFWRWLAYLTAGSFLFLVGVGLVLGHGRGIRWRGFFRRFARIAGAAALITLATWIAMPDVFIFFGILHCIAAASLLGLVFLRLPVPILLALGAFVLWLPNAMRFAAFDAPWFWWTGLQAVGLRSVDYLPIFPWFAPVLFGIAAARLMDRAGLWDRLARWQAGAMARALAFAGRHSLAVYLIHQPVLISLVWLAAQLRG; the protein is encoded by the coding sequence ATGGCAATTATCGTGGACAGGTCAGGGATGGGGCAGGGCGCAGGCATCGCATCGGGCAGGCTCGTCGCGCTCGATCTGGCGCGCAGTGCGGCGCTTCTGGCGATGGCGGTGTTCCATTTCGTCTTTGACCTCGAGCTTTTCGGCTTTGTCGCCCCCGGCACGACCATGCTGCCCTTCTGGCGCTGGCTGGCCTATCTGACGGCGGGGTCTTTCCTGTTTCTCGTCGGCGTGGGGCTGGTGCTGGGCCATGGGCGGGGCATCCGCTGGCGGGGGTTTTTCCGGCGCTTTGCCAGGATCGCGGGGGCTGCCGCGCTCATCACGCTGGCGACATGGATCGCCATGCCCGATGTCTTCATCTTTTTCGGCATCCTGCATTGCATCGCCGCGGCAAGCCTTCTGGGACTGGTCTTTCTGCGCCTGCCCGTGCCGATCCTGCTGGCGCTTGGGGCCTTCGTCTTGTGGCTGCCCAATGCGATGCGCTTTGCGGCCTTTGACGCGCCGTGGTTCTGGTGGACGGGGTTGCAGGCCGTGGGGCTGCGCTCGGTCGATTACCTGCCGATCTTTCCCTGGTTCGCCCCGGTCCTGTTCGGCATCGCGGCGGCGCGCCTGATGGACAGGGCGGGGCTTTGGGACAGGCTCGCGCGCTGGCAGGCGGGCGCCATGGCGCGCGCCCTCGCCTTTGCGGGGCGGCACAGCCTCGCGGTCTACCTGATCCACCAGCCTGTGCTGATCTCGCTTGTCTGGCTTGCCGCCCAGCTGCGCGGCTGA
- the metZ gene encoding O-succinylhomoserine sulfhydrylase yields MADANHLKTLRKRTRAVHAGTRRSQYGEVSEAIFLTQGFVYDSAEAAEARFVEIGPDEFIYGRYGNPTVAMFEDRIASLEGAEDAFATASGMAAVNAALVSMLRAGDHVVAARALFGSCLYILEEVLTRYGVEVSFVDGTDLAQWEAAIRPGTKAVFFESISNPTLEVIDIAAVSRLAHAVGALVIVDNVFATPVFQDTLGLGADVVVYSATKHIDGQGRCLGGVILGSKHYIRKVVEPYLKHTGGAMSPFNAWVMLKSLETVELRCRAQADSAHRIATALETLPGLSRVIYPGLPSHPHHALARAQMETGGTMIALEVAGGQDAAFRFLNALKIVTISNNLGDAKSIITHPATTTHQRLTEEQREGLGITRGLVRLSVGLEDPEDLIADLSAALDAAQKGAAGA; encoded by the coding sequence ATGGCCGATGCCAACCACCTGAAAACCCTGCGCAAGCGCACCCGCGCCGTCCATGCGGGCACCCGCCGCAGCCAATATGGCGAGGTGAGCGAGGCGATCTTCCTGACGCAGGGATTCGTCTATGACAGCGCCGAAGCCGCCGAGGCGCGCTTTGTCGAGATCGGGCCCGACGAATTCATCTATGGCCGCTACGGCAATCCGACCGTCGCCATGTTCGAGGATCGCATCGCCTCCCTCGAAGGGGCCGAGGATGCCTTTGCCACGGCCAGCGGCATGGCGGCGGTCAATGCGGCGCTCGTGTCGATGCTGCGCGCGGGCGATCATGTCGTGGCCGCGCGCGCGCTCTTCGGTTCCTGCCTCTATATCCTCGAAGAGGTTCTGACCCGCTACGGGGTGGAGGTCAGTTTCGTCGACGGCACCGATCTGGCGCAATGGGAGGCGGCGATCCGCCCCGGCACCAAGGCGGTGTTTTTCGAATCGATCTCGAACCCGACGCTCGAGGTCATCGACATCGCCGCCGTGTCCCGGCTTGCCCATGCGGTGGGCGCGCTCGTGATCGTGGACAATGTCTTTGCCACGCCCGTCTTTCAGGACACGCTCGGGCTTGGCGCGGATGTGGTGGTCTATTCGGCCACCAAGCATATCGACGGGCAGGGCCGCTGCCTTGGCGGCGTGATCCTTGGCTCGAAACACTATATCCGCAAGGTGGTCGAACCCTATCTCAAGCATACGGGCGGGGCGATGTCGCCCTTCAACGCCTGGGTGATGCTCAAATCGCTCGAAACGGTCGAATTGCGCTGCCGGGCGCAGGCCGACAGCGCGCATCGCATCGCCACCGCGCTCGAAACCCTGCCGGGGCTGTCGCGCGTGATCTATCCGGGCCTGCCCAGCCATCCCCATCACGCGCTGGCCCGCGCCCAGATGGAGACGGGCGGCACCATGATCGCGCTCGAGGTCGCGGGCGGGCAGGACGCGGCCTTCCGCTTTCTCAACGCGCTGAAGATCGTGACCATCTCGAACAATCTGGGCGATGCGAAATCCATCATCACCCATCCCGCGACCACGACCCATCAGCGCCTGACCGAAGAACAGCGCGAGGGTCTGGGGATCACGCGGGGCCTGGTGCGGCTCTCGGTGGGGCTCGAGGATCCCGAGGATCTGATCGCGGATCTGTCGGCGGCGCTTGACGCGGCACAAAAGGGGGCGGCGGGCGCATGA
- a CDS encoding GNAT family N-acetyltransferase, which translates to MNGLIIRPCRVTDAPELAALYHRAVREGAAGHYDPEQRAAWSPAPPSGEEWRRRLVEAQTVVAERAERLLGFMTLDAGTGWIDFAYVAPEAMGQGVAETLYAVLEGRARAAGLTRLETGASLLAERFFGRRGWRVVERRAVALNGQHLPNAIMSKDLGPGLCHAA; encoded by the coding sequence ATGAACGGGCTGATCATCCGGCCCTGCCGCGTCACCGACGCGCCGGAGCTGGCCGCCCTCTACCACCGCGCCGTGCGCGAGGGGGCGGCAGGCCACTACGATCCTGAACAGCGCGCCGCATGGTCTCCCGCGCCCCCCAGCGGCGAGGAATGGCGCCGCCGCCTCGTCGAGGCACAGACGGTGGTCGCCGAACGGGCCGAACGGCTCCTGGGCTTCATGACGCTCGATGCCGGCACGGGCTGGATCGATTTCGCCTATGTCGCGCCCGAGGCGATGGGACAGGGCGTGGCCGAAACGCTCTATGCCGTGCTCGAGGGGCGCGCGCGGGCCGCGGGCCTCACACGGCTTGAAACCGGGGCGAGCCTTCTGGCCGAACGCTTCTTTGGCCGGCGCGGCTGGCGCGTGGTGGAACGGCGCGCGGTGGCGCTGAACGGCCAGCATCTGCCCAATGCGATCATGTCCAAGGATCTGGGACCGGGCCTCTGCCACGCGGCCTGA
- the folE2 gene encoding GTP cyclohydrolase FolE2, with protein sequence MNIHVTEMTETPSRAELETALARLKAWMETASPEEISALDPAVTRLAAPAYPVFERRYPADFTVDAAYKDGLPDLQNGPSSLIKGANRQIQHVGISNFRLPIRYHTRDNGDLTLETSVTGTVSLEADKKGINMSRIMRSFYTHAEKTFSFEVIEAALEDYKSDLESFDARIQMRLSFPAKVASLRSGLSGYQYYDIALELVERGGLRQKLVHLDYVYSSTCPCSLELSEHARATRNQLATPHSQRSVARISVELAEGQPCLWFEDLIEMARDAVPTETQVMVKREDEQAFAELNAANPIFVEDAARLFAERLHADPRVGDFRVAASHQESLHSHDAVSLLTEGETFAQASLDPHLFASLIHRG encoded by the coding sequence ATGAACATCCATGTGACCGAGATGACCGAAACGCCAAGCCGCGCAGAGCTTGAAACCGCGCTGGCGCGTCTCAAGGCATGGATGGAAACTGCATCCCCCGAAGAGATCTCGGCCCTCGACCCGGCGGTGACGCGGCTTGCCGCCCCTGCCTATCCCGTGTTCGAACGCCGCTATCCGGCCGATTTCACCGTCGACGCCGCCTACAAGGACGGTTTGCCCGATCTGCAAAACGGCCCCTCCTCGCTGATCAAGGGCGCGAACCGCCAGATCCAGCATGTGGGCATCTCGAATTTCCGCCTGCCGATCCGCTACCACACCCGCGACAACGGGGATCTGACGCTGGAGACCAGCGTCACCGGCACCGTCAGCCTCGAGGCGGACAAGAAGGGCATCAACATGAGCCGCATCATGCGGTCCTTCTATACCCATGCCGAAAAGACCTTTTCCTTCGAGGTGATCGAGGCCGCGCTCGAGGATTACAAATCCGACCTCGAAAGCTTCGATGCCCGCATCCAGATGCGCCTGTCCTTCCCGGCCAAGGTCGCGAGCCTGCGCTCGGGGCTGTCGGGTTACCAGTATTACGACATCGCGCTGGAACTGGTGGAACGCGGCGGCCTGCGCCAGAAACTCGTGCATCTCGATTACGTCTATTCCTCGACCTGCCCCTGTTCGCTGGAATTGTCCGAACATGCCCGCGCGACCCGCAACCAGCTGGCCACGCCCCATTCGCAGCGCTCGGTCGCGCGGATTTCCGTGGAACTGGCCGAAGGTCAGCCCTGCCTCTGGTTCGAGGATCTGATCGAGATGGCGCGCGATGCCGTGCCGACCGAAACGCAGGTCATGGTCAAGCGCGAGGATGAACAGGCTTTCGCCGAGCTCAACGCCGCCAACCCGATCTTTGTCGAGGATGCGGCACGGCTCTTTGCCGAACGCCTGCATGCCGATCCGCGCGTGGGCGATTTCCGGGTCGCCGCCAGCCACCAGGAAAGCCTGCACAGCCACGATGCCGTAAGCCTCCTGACCGAGGGCGAGACATTCGCCCAGGCCAGCCTCGATCCGCATCTGTTCGCCAGCCTGATCCACCGCGGCTGA
- a CDS encoding TrkH family potassium uptake protein: protein MLDPRPVGYVLGLLTIVMGVAMLFPMALDLADGNRNWQAFAVSAAVAIALGGSVALASANFDLRQMSVREAFLLTTATWVVLPMVGAIPLMLGEPDVSITDAYFEAVSGMTTTGATVFPGLDALPRGVNLWRGILQWLGGLGIVIVALLFLPVMRVGGMQFFRSEGFDTLGKVLPRTIDISRGLIQAYVVLTLACAATYGALGMNWYEATVHALTTLSTGGFSTTDRSFAAFSGLAEYAAVIFMILASVPFIRFIQFANGNRLALLHDVQVRAFLRWMAYAILVLTLWQVFALDYPLEPAFRESAFNLVTLWTGTGYASVDVTAWGSFAFAILFVAGLIGGCTASTGCSVKIFRYLVLKEALISQLRLLVSPRTVTTPRLDGRQIDRDVIDSVMTFTVLFFLTLGVVAVALSLTGMATQTAITAAWTSVANIGPAFGPEVGPTGAMDAFPTSAKWIMIFAMLIGRLELLAVFVLFTAAFWRG from the coding sequence ATGCTCGACCCGCGCCCCGTCGGATATGTGCTTGGCCTCCTGACCATCGTGATGGGGGTGGCGATGCTGTTCCCGATGGCGCTCGACCTCGCCGACGGCAACCGCAACTGGCAGGCTTTCGCGGTCTCGGCCGCCGTGGCCATCGCGCTCGGGGGCAGCGTGGCGCTGGCTTCGGCCAATTTCGACCTGCGCCAGATGAGCGTGCGCGAAGCCTTCCTGCTCACCACGGCGACATGGGTCGTCCTGCCCATGGTGGGCGCGATCCCCCTGATGCTCGGCGAACCCGATGTCTCGATCACCGACGCCTATTTCGAGGCGGTCTCGGGCATGACCACGACCGGGGCCACCGTCTTTCCCGGTCTCGACGCCCTGCCGCGCGGGGTGAACCTGTGGCGTGGCATCCTGCAATGGCTGGGCGGCCTCGGGATCGTCATCGTGGCGCTTCTGTTCCTGCCCGTGATGCGGGTGGGGGGGATGCAGTTCTTCCGCTCCGAAGGCTTCGACACTTTGGGCAAGGTCCTGCCTCGCACCATCGACATCTCGCGCGGGCTGATCCAGGCCTATGTCGTCCTCACCCTGGCCTGCGCCGCGACCTATGGCGCGCTCGGCATGAACTGGTACGAGGCGACGGTCCATGCGCTCACCACGCTCTCGACGGGCGGCTTTTCGACCACGGATCGCAGTTTCGCGGCCTTCTCGGGGCTTGCGGAATATGCCGCCGTGATCTTCATGATCCTCGCCTCCGTGCCCTTCATCCGCTTCATCCAGTTCGCCAATGGCAACCGGCTGGCACTGTTGCACGATGTGCAGGTGCGCGCCTTCCTGCGCTGGATGGCCTATGCCATCCTCGTCCTGACGCTCTGGCAGGTCTTCGCGCTGGATTACCCGCTGGAACCCGCCTTCCGCGAAAGCGCCTTCAACCTCGTGACGCTCTGGACCGGGACGGGCTATGCCAGCGTCGATGTGACGGCCTGGGGCAGTTTCGCCTTTGCCATCCTCTTCGTGGCGGGGCTGATCGGGGGCTGCACCGCCTCCACGGGATGTTCGGTCAAGATCTTCCGCTATCTCGTGCTGAAGGAGGCGCTGATCAGCCAGCTGCGCCTTCTGGTCAGCCCGCGCACGGTGACGACGCCGCGCCTCGACGGGCGCCAGATCGATCGGGACGTCATCGATTCCGTGATGACCTTCACCGTCCTCTTCTTCCTGACGCTCGGGGTCGTGGCCGTGGCCCTGTCGCTCACGGGTATGGCGACCCAGACCGCGATCACCGCCGCCTGGACATCGGTCGCCAATATCGGCCCCGCCTTCGGCCCCGAGGTGGGCCCCACCGGCGCGATGGACGCCTTCCCGACCTCGGCCAAATGGATCATGATCTTTGCCATGCTGATCGGGCGGCTGGAATTGCTGGCCGTCTTCGTGCTCTTCACCGCCGCCTTCTGGCGCGGCTGA